The DNA sequence aaaaatattgcattaCGAGTTTTGTGAAACTTGGATGAATCCGAGGTTTCGTAATTTATTATAACAGTTTTTAGCGCTCAATtgtcaataataattcgcTGTATTAACCTTCGATAAACAATTTACAGTAAGTCAACGACGCGTATGCAGCGACTGACGTGGTAAATTCTAAATGGAGTTTCCCGATGTCGGCCACATCAGTTACCAGCGCTGTACAAATGGGCTTTTGAGGTTCACTGAGTAGACGGACTTCTGTTTTTATCTTATTAAATCTGGATATTCAATAAATTCCAGTAAAAATGGTGTTACTAACCATGATCGCGAGGTTAGCTGACGGCCTGCCGCTAGCTGCTACAATGCAGGACGACGAACAGGTTAGATTGCTGTTATAAACCACTGTTATGATGAAATGTCACTTGCTCATTAATTTCCATATTTATTGCCGAATCGCCTTGTCTAGTTCCCGAAATCGTATCCACATGCAGGCCAAGTGCTTGCCCTttggtgaataaaaatttgcatcatCGATACATTActgttttcaattattatcaagaATTCATAGTTCATTCATTACCTGTTGCAATCATTttgtttattacaattttatcaCTCGTTTTCGCTCCTATTCCTTCAACAATATGCTGATTCTATTCAATAGAAcacacattttttctcttattcatTTCCTCGCTAATTCAAAGCCTTTTATTTATTGCGCTCAATACATTCTTAATAAATCAGCTATTGTGCATTGAACTTTGATCATCTCAATTCCGTTTCAGAATGatcaaataaatatcaatattctaGTAATGTTTGCTtacagaaaatttaatatGTTACTTACAGAGTGGCAGAAATATTCTGGAATATCAGAATCAAGCTAAAATGTTATTCAGGAAACTTGGTCCACAATCGCCATCGAGATGCACCATTGAAACTGGACCATATTTATTTCAGTAAGAATGATCATGTTATCTTacaatgtcttttttttattctatttctattttattcaatgtacacatgaattataaaaaacaataatgtACATAGTTTAAAGCTGTGATTTAATAATTTCAGATGTATGTAAATTTGAAGGAATTTCTTAATTCTTTGGTTTCCTATTACAGCTACCTTATCGAAAAAGAAGCCTGTTACTTGGTATTGTGTGAACGGAATTATAGTAAACGTGTAGCTTACAGCTATCTTGAAGATATTGCGCAAGAGTTTGACGCCCAATATGGTAAAAAGATCAACACCGTCACTAGACCCTACACTTTCATTGAATTTGGTGAGAGaacttttacttttacacTTGCTTAAGTTAATCAAAGCTTATATATTCAagacacgtgttttttttttttatataaatcgTTCCCTTTGCAGACACATATATTCAAAAGGCAAAGAAGGTTTTCTCAGATAATCGGTCCAGGAGAAATATGAGCGCTCTTAACAACCAATTACATGATGTTACAAGAATCATGGttcaaaatatcgatgacgTTCTTTCGAGAGGAGCTATGCTTTCAGGTAATTTCCACAATtattctgaatatttttaacagaCATTCCAACACGACTCCAATTATAGGCATTGCATGCCGACTTGTAATTGTTCTGATCAATATCTTCATTTTGCAGAATTAGATACCAAAACGCAGAACTTGTCAATGTTGTCACAGAAGTACAGAAAGGATGCCACGCATTTGAATAGCAAATCAATGTACATAAAGGCAGTTGCAGGGATAGTCGCATTCCTTGTCTTCCTACTGtactttttcattctataATCGATgagtatgaatttttattatgttattgaTTTGAATACCGACTGTAAATTCTACGCCTATGGGGGGGCGtgcgaaatattttgaacatTATGCATTGCAGAGAATGTCTTTCTGTTTTACATTCAGTTAAactcaaatattatatatttatctacATACTGACTTCAAGCGTAAAAATAAGGCGTGCAGTTTAGTTGATATAAAGAATTTGAACGGCATGATGTATGCTGAGTACAGCCTCGATTATATCCGTAATAAGTTTCCAGTCTTTTTTCTGTGTAATCCGAAGGTTGGATTTAGTTAGGcaacaaattgtttttcatttttaattttcaaacaatgctTTGAAGTTCTACAAGCAGAGATACACGAGTTTTATATTCATCAGCATTTCAATCATTTAGATTTCTCAATGTATaagaattaaaacaaaaatcggaCAAACTGCAATGCGATAGGAATATCGTAGGCATTTTTGCAGACTAAGAGCTCCTTGAAAAGTTACATGAACAGACGTTTCTGTTATTATGTAATGTTACTTGCTTACAGCAAAATTACTTATGTCAAAATCTATGCTGCTACAGGTTTTCGTATAGGCGatagaatttaaaattctatttttgtgATGTAAcactttgaaaatgatttctattCGATGAATATTCGTGTTTAAATATAAGCATACGTATTTTCCTTCAACTTCCGAATACACGAATcaaatttacttttaattcCATCAAAGTGAGTAAACATAATCTGTTTTTAATGGGAATTTGATACATTATGCATAGCCAATCCCATTGAGAACTCTtaggaaattatttattatttatgtggTATAAAGTATTGTTGGGGaatatatacatgaaaaatagctgTCATTGTTGAAAGAGACATAGGGTCTATGGAAATTGTGTAATATAGTAGCCTGTattcataattaataatattattattgtatttgtatGAAATTCGGTTATACTATTCTAGTGAGCGttctatttacaataaaaGCTTGAATTTATACTAAGTATTTGATCATGCATGGAAACGGATAACAGTACCTCAGGTGAAGCGTTTCAAGCTGTTACTTCTCCTTATAATTTCACGCAAATATTTTGCACATAATTCAACGGATTTAATTACATACTTTAAAACCCTAAGTTATCTCAGTAATATGATAACCTTCTAacgattttgcaaatttgagcacgtttcattttcttaaaccatttccatattttcattttctgaatcCGTTAAATCATTGTCAAAGAAAAAGTTTACTGGAACTCCttcattcttctttttaaCTCTCTGATTATTCGTATGTTTTCTTTTGAGGTTTCCTCTTGTATGTTCAGCCTCTGTtgtctcttcttcttcatctgtTGATATTCAGAGCAATgcataataaaatacaaatatgcTGGTATAAATTGTTCAAGTTGCGAAATATGGagctgaagctagcagccagaGTTAGCAGTCAAACAtgttaaactttttgaaaatagaaaaatgccgttcagttttatcctcataattctataaaagtattGGCGATTCAAggaatttcacaaaattttaattgtcGTACTTCATGACCTTATTCGAACGAATATTAGAAACATTGGCGGCTAATTCTAGTTGCTAGTTTCAGCCTGATCTGCGAAATTCACACCTTTACTTTTGAATAATATCACTCACCAGTGTCTACAATATCGTACATATCTGAATGATCTTTTAGTATCACATAGAAAACCGGAAATTCTATGATAGTTTTCTTTTCGAGATTTTCTTTCAGTGTTTCAGTTAGGTCCAGCTCGTGAAacctgaaaaaacaaatgtgTCAATTGACATTCAACAACGATAAAGTCTTATAATCTTTCTATGATCAGAGCATGACAAACCTTGAATCACATCTCTTCACTTTCTCAGCTTTTAGAAGAACTTTGATATTGCTAAGACCAGCTGCTCGGTAATACTGTAATTTTTCTCTGTACGCTATCTTCAAATTTATCACTTCGATACTCTCATTTCCTTCGGTTTCTACTGTCAAAGGATCTAAAACTCTACCTAGTATCGTAGATAATCTCTCCGTTTCCAGGACACTAAAACATTGAAGTAAACATTATGTTCTAAAACACAAAATCCACATCTCTAGAAACAATATGCATAGTGTATTAAATTGCACCTTACCGATTATCATCATGCTTCATATTCTCTGCTTGCGGAAAAATCCATTCAATTCtccaaaataattcatttgttTTCCATTTATAATATGTTGTATTGATTTTATGTCTGCTAAAGTTTTGAGGTAAGAATTCCAATTTTGTATTCCTGTGATGGACAGCTGTCTTCAATTTATGCAAATGCTGCAACATTAAGGCAGAGAGATTAGGTACAAAGTACTTTGAATTATTGATTGTGGAATCAAATCTGCCTCAAACATGAAAGTATCATTGGCAAAAACTGCGCTCACTCAATATTTCTCTCGACTGAAACTGAATATACACGATTAATAAATGACTTGCGGTAGACTCACCACTGGCAGATTACCTAGTCTTGTATATCTCTTGGAAGGATCTCTCTGAAATGAATCTACAGATCTACCGACCTCCTCAAGTAATCGATAATCTAgcaaataatgataatattaacaTAAGCGTAAACAATGTACTGGCATCCAGTACAACTTCAATTCttcagaaaataatattatgagCGTTAATTTACTCACCGCTCAATACGTCGAGATCTGTGAATGCTTTCAGAGGTACGAATTTAGTCTTGTCGCGTATTCCATCACAATCCAATTCTTTCTTGTGTATCTTTACGCAGTCCAGACAGCATGTTCTAACCTCACATTTAGGACACGTGTACTTCGCACTGCTTCCTCCACAGACTTCGCACTCTTCCAAcctattttcaaagttacattTATTAGCGATACCATTTCAGAAATGTTGACTCTGAATTTGCTTGTCAATATTATTCTAATACATCATGAGTAATTATTGACAGAAAGGTTACGGATAGCACATACTTAACGCTGCACGTCGCCATTTCGAGTCACGTGGTATCCCCGGCAAGCCGACAATTGGAATcgttgaaatcgttgaaatccgCGAATATCGAAGTCCGATTAGGTAGCCTTTTTTCGGAAGacgaatataaaattgattgtcgatcgcatacctatatgtattgTGAATATTGAATGATTTGTAGCGGTTGTCTTAAAAATTCAGATATTTGGTGGATCCtcaaacaaatttattatcgCCCGGgaagtattgaaaatttcatcactcAACGTATTCGGTTCTTCTTCGTTTAATCGGTGTGAACTTCGTATTGTCAGACAAGAGGAAGCATCGCGTAAGTGAAGACACTTATAAGATGAGTATGTTTGTATTTCCAGATTTCTTTGAAGCTTGAACTTTAAAACAAGCTCAGCTGTTGCACGTTTGGTTCGGCAATATGTTGTAAAggtagataaattttcaacttataACTACGAATACTGTTTACTTTTTATCGCTGcatattccatttttttaatGTCATATACAAAAATCATTCTTACAAGTGATAATCAATGAAATGATAACTTCAACTTTCAACAATACATTAGGTCCATGTATTTGTGATTAAAgccataaaattatttacgattcgtgggaaaaaattaacctgATTTCACCTAAGCACCATACGTGGTAATTACTTTTATTCGATTACAATCAATATTTCCGAATAAAATAACTTTATTCATCACTCtatattcataaattatttttatatatttatactgaaGTTTCACATGTTTGTACAGAATTTTACCTTGAGACTCAAGATTGTGGAatcttttcaatatatttccgACATACGTACGAATTTTAAATATGCATGtacattgatatttttttcttttgtttttcagtcagagttatataaaattatgaatatataattaaaatagttttagttttttttgcataatccTTTCAAGTGCTTTtgtattcatgatttttttttttagtagtgCTGTGCGAAAAATCTATTGATTGCGTTTGATGTttatattgcaaaaatttgctgCTGTAAGAAATTATGGGAAATCCATGACAGATGAAACATTGCCCGTGTGTAACTGAAAATGTTATTCTACACAACATGTATAAACTCAATCTCACATTTCACTAGTTGATAAATTGACTTTTTAGTAACAACTATCTGAGCTTAAGATTTGCAAGTAATGTTACTCATGTAGAATTGGCAATTGGCAAATTAGAACTATAAGTTACGTACATCAGGAGCTTGTGAAAATTCTCtacaattttgtttatttttaaattagcCAAGGACTTGTCTAAATCAAAAAGTCGAGGAACACGCGTTTGTTGTGAAAAACAATGTATTATACAATCTTGCTAAAATATCGTAAGCTTTGCTTTACTTTTTCGATGATTTTGTTcagcggaaatttttttttctgccactTTTAGATCGCCAATCTCTTTCTGTTTCTGATTATACTGTAGTACTATATTATTGTAAGGCAGAGTACCCTTACTATGCCTTCCTAGAGATTCTCGCAACTTTAAAACATCTTTTTCAAGTCTCCGAATGTTTTCGCTAATTTGAAGGCTTGCGACATTCAACTTTTGGCTCGTTTCTGCTTTCAAATTCGTTTTGTCTGTTGAGCTACTAGGTTTCGATTCATCTTGGGCTGTAAATAATGAATCGATAATCGTATCATCTTATTTCTGTAATATATCAAGTTTTTGACGTCTTACtacatgaaaaatgaagactTATTACATATAATGATATTTACACGAAGAAATACTGTTCAGGCGATTGCTAATACTTACACTTATCTCCAAGAGTTgcattgataaaattgaaaacattgtTACGCTCTCGTTTTACATCCCTTTCATACTGTTTCTCACGTATCTGATCCATTCTTCGGCGTTGTTTGTTCAATCTCCGTTCGACCGAGAACAAATCCTTGTCACCACCTGCATTTTCACGTAGTTCCATGCAGTGATCTAGAATGAAAGTTACAAGTGAACAATTAGAAGCTAAAAACCAGTCTTTCAATATGCATAATGAAAGGTGTCATCCAAGAATTCTTCTGCGATATTTACAGTATGAAATTTGTTATCTGACCGGATAATTATGCAAATGAAAGATCAAAGCTTTAAAATTTCCCTACCTAAAGATTTACCAGCCGGTAACACTGTCGCTTCTACAGGCGCAACTCTACCGTCAGCCCTCTTTCCCAGGCCAGTACCTGTGATATATCCCATACTTGCCATCAATTTGCTTCCCATACCACGTGTATAACGTTCCCAGCTACCCAATGTTTCATTTCCATTAATTGCGAGTAGTGATTGCTGAACTATCTCATCTTTGTTACATTCTTCAATGTCGTTCTCACATTCGCTATCATCCGAGGAATTTGACATGTCTAAATCTGCGTCATCTGTTGGAAATAATTGC is a window from the Diprion similis isolate iyDipSimi1 chromosome 6, iyDipSimi1.1, whole genome shotgun sequence genome containing:
- the LOC124406928 gene encoding vesicle-trafficking protein SEC22b translates to MVLLTMIARLADGLPLAATMQDDEQSGRNILEYQNQAKMLFRKLGPQSPSRCTIETGPYLFHYLIEKEACYLVLCERNYSKRVAYSYLEDIAQEFDAQYGKKINTVTRPYTFIEFDTYIQKAKKVFSDNRSRRNMSALNNQLHDVTRIMVQNIDDVLSRGAMLSELDTKTQNLSMLSQKYRKDATHLNSKSMYIKAVAGIVAFLVFLLYFFIL
- the LOC124406927 gene encoding box C/D snoRNA protein 1, yielding MATCSVKLEECEVCGGSSAKYTCPKCEVRTCCLDCVKIHKKELDCDGIRDKTKFVPLKAFTDLDVLSDYRLLEEVGRSVDSFQRDPSKRYTRLGNLPVHLHKLKTAVHHRNTKLEFLPQNFSRHKINTTYYKWKTNELFWRIEWIFPQAENMKHDDNRVLETERLSTILGRVLDPLTVETEGNESIEVINLKIAYREKLQYYRAAGLSNIKVLLKAEKVKRCDSRFHELDLTETLKENLEKKTIIEFPVFYVILKDHSDMYDIVDTDEEEETTEAEHTRGNLKRKHTNNQRVKKKNEGVPVNFFFDNDLTDSENENMEMV